The Corynebacterium mycetoides genome includes the window GGAGGTTCACGCATGAGCGGGATCGTGCTCCTGGACAACCGGGACTCCTTCGTCTACAACCTCGTCGACGCGCTCGCCGGGTTCGACACCACCGTGTACCGCAACACCGTCGCCGCCGAGACGGTGCTCTCGGCCGGGCCCGACCTCATCGTGCTCTCGCCCGGGCCCGGCTACCCCGGCGATGCGGGCAGCATGATGGACGTCATCGCCGCGGCGCAGGGCCGAATCCCGATCCTCGGCATCTGTCTCGGCTTCCAGGCCCTCGTGGAGCACTTCGGGGGGAAGGTTCAACCGTGCGGGCCGGTGCACGGGGCGTCGATAGGCATGCGGCTGGAGGACGCCGCGGTAGATTCCCCGCTGTTTCGCGGCCTGACCACCGACGACATCCCGGGCACGCCGGGCCGGACCGTCCCGGTGGCGCGCTACCACTCATTGGGCACGGTCGACCTGCCGCCCGGGCTCCACGCGCTGGCGCGCACAGGAACGCAACTGGGAGACGTCGTCATGGCCGCGCGCAGCGACGACGGCTTCTCCATCGGCCTGCAATTCCATCCCGAATCCATTCTCACCCCCGGCGGCCCGCTCATGATCGAGCGCTGCGTGGGCGAGCTCATCGACATGAAAGGACGTTAACCAATGGCCAGCGACAATTCACTTTCTATTCTGCGCCGCTTTTTGGATAACCCTGCCCCCACCCTCGAGGAAGCCGTAGAGGCGTTCACTCCGCTGACCGTCGGCGACTACGACGACGTGCACATCGCGGCGCTGCTGGCCACCGTGCGCACGCGCGGCGAGACGTTCGCCGATGTCGCCGGGGCGGCGCGTGCGTTCCTCGCGGCCGGCCGCCCCTTCCCGGTGACGGGGGAGGGGATCATGGATTCCGCCGGCACGGGCGGAGACGGCGCCAACACCATCAACATCTCCACCGCGGCCTCGCTCACCGCGGCCGCCGGCGGGGTCAAGATGATCAAGTGTGGCAACCGGTCCGTGTCCTCGAAGTCGGGCTCCGCCGACGTGCTGGAGAGCCTCAACATTCCCCTCGACCTCGACCCGGAGCGTGCCGTGCGGCAGTTCGAGGCATCGAACTTCACGTTCCTGTTCGCGCCGGCGTATAACCCGGCGATCGCGCACGTACAGCCTGTGCGCAAGTCCCTCGGGGTCTCGACGCTGTTTAACACGATGGGTCCGCTGCTGAGCCCCGCACGCCCGGAGTTCCAAATTATGGGTATAGCCCAACCGTCGATGGGGCAGATCATCGTGGAGACCATGAAGGATCTTGGCAGGTCACGCGCCCTGGTGGTGCATGGGGCCGGGACGGACGAGATCGCCGTGCACGGTGAGACTCAGGTGTGGGAGCTCCGCGACGGCGAGATCGAGCACTACCAGATCACCCCGGG containing:
- the trpD gene encoding anthranilate phosphoribosyltransferase; translated protein: MASDNSLSILRRFLDNPAPTLEEAVEAFTPLTVGDYDDVHIAALLATVRTRGETFADVAGAARAFLAAGRPFPVTGEGIMDSAGTGGDGANTINISTAASLTAAAGGVKMIKCGNRSVSSKSGSADVLESLNIPLDLDPERAVRQFEASNFTFLFAPAYNPAIAHVQPVRKSLGVSTLFNTMGPLLSPARPEFQIMGIAQPSMGQIIVETMKDLGRSRALVVHGAGTDEIAVHGETQVWELRDGEIEHYQITPGDLGLATHSLEDLRGGDGAENARHMRATFAGAGPDAHRDAVAATAGAMFYLYGTADTMREGVDRALGMLADGSVAAWLKKHEEADYSD
- a CDS encoding glutamine amidotransferase-related protein, giving the protein MSGIVLLDNRDSFVYNLVDALAGFDTTVYRNTVAAETVLSAGPDLIVLSPGPGYPGDAGSMMDVIAAAQGRIPILGICLGFQALVEHFGGKVQPCGPVHGASIGMRLEDAAVDSPLFRGLTTDDIPGTPGRTVPVARYHSLGTVDLPPGLHALARTGTQLGDVVMAARSDDGFSIGLQFHPESILTPGGPLMIERCVGELIDMKGR